The following are from one region of the Streptomyces changanensis genome:
- a CDS encoding PIG-L family deacetylase, with protein sequence MPAFPLFSPGSLLDLPKGTSVSRPVRLLPRRAALAAGSLAVLAGVTSGALLLAGGASTASDVPSRGVPEEVAVKPVRTDGGAVMQIVSHPDDDLFFMNPDTARTIAASRSLTSVYLTAGESDGRNARRQDPQPPADKAAYAEARQNGIRAAYAEMATGNRTSPWDRTSITTAGGARAELDTLRARPGVSLVWVQLREAGSVAGDRPESLRGLWDGRVPELGSQLAAGSPVRDGFAYTKDEVVATVAGLLERFRPTFVRTLDPTPGVRDGDGALSDHQDHMYGARFAQAALERYARTPGHPATGVQTYLGYATGGLPHSLDPATAREKLRSLETYAWLDLEDHCGDPAGCGDRKVAARPAGRDWAQSIRYTRGESTSWLRRGGDGTLYAFGVLDGRLAVWRKPVGAAWTGPLLLPDGGLDGSVTTVALPDGRVAAFGTRTRLDPYRREVGYVVQGAPGGPFGPWRSLGTPEPDDAAGTSDISRPAVLVDRAGALSVFVRDARHRLAVTSGTAGGDWSGWAVAGGSGVHGDPVAVADAAGRGYVFAATADSVLAWTRGALGGTPTGPVATGLPATTVALGAAPDGEGVGLWFRRPDSGDVRVARFAAGSGRPSAVRDVPGSGGYGAVSAEGGRLAARGRAGGLATAPNARGGAWRTAGPLFAGAPAGVADGVAVVGLDGRLLWTATGGPTRIGP encoded by the coding sequence TTGCCCGCATTCCCCCTCTTCTCCCCCGGTTCCCTCCTCGACCTCCCGAAAGGCACCAGCGTGTCGCGTCCCGTCCGCCTCCTCCCCCGCCGGGCCGCCCTGGCCGCCGGCTCCCTGGCCGTCCTGGCCGGGGTCACGTCCGGGGCGCTGCTGCTGGCGGGCGGCGCCTCGACCGCGTCGGACGTCCCGAGCCGGGGCGTACCGGAGGAGGTGGCGGTCAAGCCGGTCCGGACGGACGGCGGCGCGGTGATGCAGATCGTGTCCCACCCCGACGACGACCTGTTCTTCATGAACCCCGACACCGCCCGCACCATCGCCGCCAGCCGCAGCCTCACCTCCGTGTACCTGACCGCCGGCGAGTCCGACGGCCGCAACGCCCGTCGCCAGGACCCGCAGCCGCCCGCCGACAAGGCGGCGTACGCGGAGGCCCGGCAGAACGGCATCCGCGCGGCGTACGCGGAGATGGCCACCGGCAACCGCACCAGCCCCTGGGACCGCACCTCGATCACCACCGCGGGCGGGGCCCGCGCCGAGCTGGACACGCTGCGCGCGCGGCCGGGCGTCAGCCTGGTGTGGGTGCAGCTGCGTGAGGCGGGCAGCGTCGCGGGCGACCGCCCGGAGAGCCTGCGCGGACTGTGGGACGGGCGCGTACCGGAGCTCGGGTCGCAGCTCGCGGCCGGTTCGCCGGTGCGTGACGGCTTCGCGTACACGAAGGACGAGGTCGTCGCGACGGTGGCGGGGCTGCTGGAGCGGTTCCGGCCGACGTTCGTACGGACCCTGGACCCGACGCCGGGCGTCCGGGACGGGGACGGCGCGCTCTCCGACCACCAGGACCACATGTACGGCGCGCGGTTCGCCCAGGCAGCGCTGGAGCGGTACGCGCGCACGCCGGGGCATCCGGCGACCGGCGTGCAGACGTACCTGGGGTACGCGACGGGCGGTCTGCCGCACAGCCTCGACCCGGCGACGGCGCGGGAGAAGCTGCGGTCGCTGGAGACCTACGCCTGGCTGGACCTGGAGGACCACTGCGGGGACCCGGCGGGGTGCGGCGACCGCAAGGTGGCGGCCCGGCCGGCCGGGCGCGACTGGGCGCAGTCGATCCGGTACACGCGCGGCGAGTCCACCTCCTGGCTGCGGCGCGGCGGCGACGGCACGCTGTACGCGTTCGGCGTGCTGGACGGGCGGCTGGCGGTGTGGCGCAAGCCCGTCGGCGCCGCCTGGACGGGGCCCCTGCTGCTGCCGGACGGCGGGCTCGACGGGTCCGTGACGACGGTGGCGCTGCCCGACGGCCGCGTCGCCGCCTTCGGCACGCGCACCCGGCTCGACCCGTACCGCCGTGAGGTCGGGTACGTCGTCCAGGGCGCGCCGGGCGGGCCGTTCGGGCCGTGGCGGTCGCTGGGCACGCCCGAGCCCGACGACGCGGCGGGCACGTCCGACATCAGCCGCCCGGCCGTGCTCGTGGACCGCGCCGGCGCCCTGTCGGTGTTCGTGCGGGACGCGCGCCACCGGCTGGCGGTGACCTCCGGTACGGCGGGCGGCGACTGGTCGGGGTGGGCGGTCGCCGGCGGGAGCGGGGTGCACGGCGACCCCGTGGCGGTGGCGGACGCCGCCGGCCGCGGGTACGTCTTCGCCGCCACGGCCGACTCGGTGCTGGCCTGGACGCGGGGCGCCCTGGGCGGGACGCCCACCGGGCCGGTGGCGACGGGGCTGCCGGCGACGACGGTCGCGCTGGGCGCCGCGCCGGACGGCGAGGGGGTGGGGCTGTGGTTCCGCAGGCCCGACTCCGGCGACGTGCGCGTGGCCCGCTTCGCGGCGGGCTCCGGCCGGCCGTCGGCGGTCCGGGACGTACCGGGCTCCGGCGGGTACGGGGCGGTCAGCGCCGAGGGCGGGCGGCTCGCCGCACGCGGCCGCGCGGGCGGCCTGGCCACGGCCCCGAACGCCCGGGGCGGGGCGTGGCGCACTGCGGGGCCGCTCTTCGCCGGCGCCCCGGCGGGGGTGGCCGACGGGGTGGCGGTCGTGGGGCTCGACGGCCGGCTGCTGTGGACGGCCACGGGCGGGCCGACCAGAATCGGTCCATGA
- a CDS encoding VOC family protein, whose translation MNWTLEVVNLPVSDLDRAKEFYADRCGFHVDVDTEVAPGVRVIQLTPPGSRCSIALHSGMPPAPEQHRPAPGTVHGLQLCVVDIEAAREQLVSRGVEVSAVQHLGPGGWSEGKGGTWNAWLFFHDPDGNGWAVQEVPSELADR comes from the coding sequence ATGAACTGGACATTGGAAGTGGTCAACCTGCCCGTCTCGGACCTCGACCGGGCCAAGGAGTTCTACGCCGACCGGTGCGGCTTCCACGTCGACGTGGACACGGAGGTCGCCCCGGGGGTGCGCGTCATCCAGCTGACCCCGCCGGGCTCACGCTGCTCGATCGCCCTCCACAGCGGCATGCCCCCGGCCCCCGAGCAGCACCGCCCGGCCCCGGGCACGGTGCACGGCCTGCAGCTGTGCGTGGTCGACATCGAGGCGGCCCGCGAACAGCTCGTGTCCCGGGGCGTAGAGGTCAGCGCCGTACAACACCTGGGCCCGGGCGGCTGGTCGGAGGGCAAGGGCGGCACGTGGAACGCGTGGCTCTTCTTCCACGACCCGGACGGCAACGGCTGGGCGGTCCAGGAGGTCCCCTCGGAACTCGCCGACCGGTAA
- a CDS encoding glutamine synthetase family protein codes for MDKQQEFVLRTLEERDIRFVRLWFTDVLGFLKSVAVAPAELEQAFDEGIGFDGSAIEGFARVYESDMIAKPDPGTFQILPWRAEAPGTARMFCDILMPDGSPSFADPRYVLKRILAKTSDLGFTFYTHPEIEFFLLKDKPVDGTRPTPADSSGYFDHTPQNVGMDFRRQAITMLESMGISVEFSHHEGAPGQQEIDLRYADALSTADNIMTFRLVMKQVALEQGVQATFMPKPFSEYPGSGMHTHLSLFEGDRNAFYESGAEYQLSKVGRSFIAGLLRHAAEISAVTNQWVNSYKRIWGGSTRTAGSGGEAPSYICWGHNNRSALIRVPMYKPGKTGSSRVEVRSIDSGANPYLTYAVLLAAGLKGIEEGYELPAGADDDVWALSDAERRAMGIEPLPQNLGEAISLMERSELVAETLGEHVFDFFLRNKKQEWEEYRSEVTAFELRKNLPVL; via the coding sequence ATGGACAAGCAGCAGGAATTCGTGCTCCGAACGCTCGAGGAGCGCGACATCCGCTTCGTGCGCCTGTGGTTCACCGACGTGCTCGGCTTCCTCAAGTCGGTCGCGGTGGCCCCCGCCGAACTGGAGCAGGCCTTCGACGAGGGCATCGGCTTCGACGGATCCGCCATCGAGGGCTTCGCGCGCGTCTACGAGTCCGACATGATCGCCAAGCCGGACCCGGGCACCTTCCAGATCCTGCCGTGGCGGGCCGAGGCCCCCGGCACGGCCCGGATGTTCTGCGACATCCTCATGCCCGACGGCTCCCCGTCGTTCGCCGACCCCCGCTACGTCCTCAAGCGCATCCTCGCCAAGACCTCCGACCTGGGCTTCACCTTCTACACCCACCCGGAGATCGAGTTCTTCCTGCTGAAGGACAAGCCCGTCGACGGCACCCGCCCGACCCCCGCCGACAGCTCCGGCTACTTCGACCACACCCCGCAGAACGTCGGCATGGACTTCCGCCGCCAGGCCATCACCATGCTGGAGTCGATGGGCATCTCGGTGGAGTTCTCCCACCACGAGGGCGCCCCCGGCCAGCAGGAGATCGACCTGCGCTACGCCGACGCCCTGTCCACCGCCGACAACATCATGACGTTCCGCCTGGTCATGAAGCAGGTGGCGCTGGAGCAGGGCGTGCAGGCGACGTTCATGCCCAAGCCGTTCTCGGAGTACCCCGGCTCCGGCATGCACACCCACCTCTCCCTCTTCGAGGGCGACCGCAACGCCTTCTACGAGTCCGGCGCCGAGTACCAGCTCTCCAAGGTCGGCCGCTCCTTCATCGCCGGCCTGCTGCGCCACGCGGCGGAGATCTCCGCCGTCACCAACCAGTGGGTCAACTCCTACAAGCGCATCTGGGGCGGCTCCACCCGCACCGCCGGCTCCGGCGGCGAGGCGCCCTCGTACATCTGCTGGGGCCACAACAACCGCTCCGCGCTGATCCGCGTCCCCATGTACAAGCCCGGAAAGACCGGCTCCTCCCGGGTGGAGGTCCGCTCGATCGACTCCGGCGCCAACCCGTACCTCACCTACGCCGTCCTCCTCGCCGCGGGCCTGAAGGGCATCGAGGAGGGCTACGAGCTCCCGGCCGGCGCCGACGACGACGTGTGGGCCCTGTCCGACGCCGAACGCCGCGCGATGGGCATCGAACCCCTCCCGCAGAACCTCGGCGAGGCCATCTCCCTGATGGAGCGCAGCGAACTGGTCGCGGAGACCCTCGGCGAGCACGTCTTCGACTTCTTCCTGCGCAACAAGAAGCAGGAGTGGGAGGAGTACCGCTCCGAGGTCACCGCCTTCGAGCTCCGCAAGAACCTGCCGGTGCTGTAA
- a CDS encoding PP2C family protein-serine/threonine phosphatase, giving the protein MDRAAAVLPGARPPGWLRLMPWLLLAAVLLAQLATPETVQMGFAFAVVAPLTSLVYGVWGTSLVSAVMTGLLLVPEVRAAHVTSGDVLAFALIGAVSAFLAWVRARRDAQLVSVRTVAEAAQFAVLPPLPPRVGRVRCGALYRAAERTALVGGDLYDVQSGPYGVRAVVADVQGHGLSAVATVAALLGTFREAVLDEPELSGVAARLDRRLVVDSARQEKSELFATAVLVELPGDGGCPGGDGEGGEVAARVLSCGHPPPLLVTEGGVREVAMESGPPLGLGLADFRAPGTATVPLDPSCVLLAHTDGVTEARDADGVFYPLAERIVPDLDPVALVRAVWRDLSSYTGRVADDVALLALRVTRGE; this is encoded by the coding sequence ATGGACCGTGCCGCTGCCGTACTGCCCGGCGCCCGGCCTCCCGGCTGGCTGCGCCTGATGCCGTGGCTGCTGCTGGCGGCGGTGCTGTTGGCCCAGCTGGCCACGCCGGAGACGGTGCAGATGGGGTTCGCCTTCGCCGTCGTGGCGCCGCTGACGTCGCTGGTGTACGGGGTGTGGGGGACGTCCCTGGTGTCGGCGGTGATGACGGGGCTGCTGTTGGTGCCGGAGGTGCGGGCCGCGCACGTGACGAGCGGTGACGTGCTGGCGTTCGCGCTGATCGGGGCGGTGAGCGCGTTCCTGGCGTGGGTGCGGGCCCGGCGCGACGCGCAGCTGGTGTCGGTGCGGACGGTCGCGGAGGCCGCGCAGTTCGCGGTGCTTCCGCCGCTGCCGCCACGGGTCGGGCGGGTGCGGTGCGGTGCGCTGTACCGGGCCGCGGAGCGCACCGCGCTGGTGGGCGGCGACCTGTACGACGTGCAGAGCGGGCCGTACGGGGTGCGGGCGGTGGTGGCGGACGTGCAGGGGCACGGGTTGTCGGCGGTCGCCACGGTCGCGGCGCTGCTCGGCACCTTCCGCGAGGCGGTGCTGGACGAGCCGGAGCTGTCGGGGGTGGCCGCCCGGCTGGACCGCCGGCTGGTGGTGGACTCGGCGCGGCAGGAGAAGTCGGAGCTGTTCGCGACGGCCGTCCTGGTCGAGCTGCCGGGCGACGGCGGCTGCCCCGGCGGGGACGGGGAGGGCGGGGAGGTCGCGGCGCGGGTGCTGAGCTGCGGCCATCCGCCGCCGCTGCTGGTGACGGAGGGCGGCGTGCGGGAGGTGGCGATGGAGTCGGGCCCGCCGCTCGGCCTGGGCCTGGCCGACTTCCGGGCGCCGGGGACGGCGACGGTACCGCTGGACCCGTCGTGCGTGCTGCTCGCGCACACGGACGGGGTGACGGAGGCGCGGGACGCGGACGGGGTGTTCTACCCGCTGGCGGAACGGATCGTGCCGGACCTCGACCCGGTGGCACTGGTGCGCGCGGTGTGGCGCGACCTGTCGTCGTACACGGGCCGGGTCGCCGACGACGTGGCGCTGCTCGCGCTGCGGGTGACGCGCGGCGAGTGA
- a CDS encoding CBS domain-containing protein, which produces MTTARDIMHPGAHWIPSHETLDRAAQLMREHDVGALPIADENERLCGIVTDRDIVLKCVAAGHDPSRVTCGDVAEGTPRWIDARADVDEVLREMQGHRIKRLPVIENKRLVGIISEADLARHLPDDKVAEFAQGVYARA; this is translated from the coding sequence ATGACCACCGCCCGAGACATCATGCACCCCGGGGCCCACTGGATCCCCTCCCACGAGACCCTCGACCGCGCCGCGCAGCTGATGCGCGAGCACGACGTCGGCGCGCTGCCCATCGCGGACGAGAACGAGCGGCTCTGCGGCATCGTCACGGACCGCGACATCGTCCTCAAGTGCGTGGCGGCGGGCCACGACCCGTCGCGTGTCACGTGCGGCGACGTCGCGGAGGGCACGCCGCGCTGGATCGACGCGCGGGCGGACGTGGACGAGGTGCTGCGCGAGATGCAGGGCCACCGGATCAAGCGGCTGCCGGTCATCGAGAACAAGCGGCTCGTCGGCATCATCAGCGAGGCGGACCTCGCCCGGCACCTGCCCGACGACAAGGTCGCGGAGTTCGCCCAGGGCGTGTACGCCCGCGCCTGA
- a CDS encoding alpha/beta fold hydrolase: MSGAPPGSRFVRVGGVPHHVTVTGSGPVCVLSAGLALCWFDWDPVVPLLAPHRTVVRFDRPGHGLSGPAAAAPTARGEAARIAALLDALGLAGEPATVVGHSLAGFHTEAFARLHPARTAGLVLVDSSVEEAPRPPRAPALRTAAALAAGTALAAVGVPAALGPAARRAAVRLSRAGHAPDPAPAEPVRRCYRTRRVLRGALLENAHYTAVAAELAAVRARCPLPAALPVAVLAAPGSPRADDRWTARQRGLARALDTRLTVVRDAGHLMMLDRPDAVAAAVLHR; this comes from the coding sequence ATGAGCGGAGCCCCGCCGGGGAGCCGCTTCGTCCGCGTCGGCGGAGTGCCCCACCACGTGACCGTCACCGGCAGCGGACCGGTGTGCGTGCTGAGCGCCGGGCTCGCGCTGTGCTGGTTCGACTGGGACCCGGTGGTGCCGCTGCTCGCCCCGCACCGCACGGTCGTCCGGTTCGACCGGCCGGGGCACGGGCTGAGCGGCCCCGCCGCGGCGGCCCCCACCGCTCGCGGCGAGGCCGCGCGGATCGCCGCCCTCCTGGACGCGCTCGGCCTGGCCGGGGAGCCCGCCACCGTCGTCGGCCACTCCCTCGCCGGCTTCCACACCGAGGCGTTCGCCCGGCTGCACCCGGCGCGGACGGCGGGGCTGGTCCTGGTCGACTCGTCCGTCGAGGAGGCCCCCCGACCCCCGCGCGCCCCGGCGCTGCGCACCGCCGCGGCGCTCGCCGCCGGTACGGCCCTGGCCGCCGTGGGCGTACCGGCCGCGCTCGGCCCGGCCGCCCGCCGCGCGGCGGTCCGCCTCTCCCGCGCCGGCCACGCGCCGGACCCGGCACCCGCCGAGCCGGTACGCCGCTGCTACCGCACCCGCCGGGTGCTGCGCGGCGCGCTGCTGGAGAACGCGCACTACACGGCGGTCGCCGCCGAACTGGCGGCGGTGCGCGCGCGGTGCCCGCTGCCCGCCGCGCTGCCCGTCGCGGTACTCGCCGCGCCCGGTTCGCCGCGGGCGGACGACCGCTGGACGGCCCGTCAGCGCGGCCTCGCCCGCGCCCTGGACACCCGCCTCACCGTCGTCCGGGACGCGGGCCACCTGATGATGCTGGACCGCCCCGACGCGGTCGCCGCGGCGGTCCTGCACCGCTGA
- a CDS encoding DUF998 domain-containing protein — translation MTPPRPRRTARLRCVAVLLVLGALTYSAWLAELPLHTGLDPVQSYVSELAATDQPLGTVFRTTDLVAGVLLLAAALLALTAVERRFWAVAGWAALAVFGAATAADSRLPLSCAPTVDAACVAREDAGLVPATHTAHAVSSTLAMAGAVTAVVALTVAARRYGWWPLLARTGPLLVPLVLAATAWTLAAVAAFEAERGHWALGAGQRLQLLLLAVWLLLLARALPWRPTADRERPGRAEGAGDRERPGQADGAGGARPTHRDEVAERGRRVEPPERRAERAG, via the coding sequence ATGACGCCGCCGCGCCCCCGCCGGACCGCCCGGCTCCGGTGCGTGGCCGTCCTCCTCGTCCTCGGGGCCCTGACCTACAGCGCCTGGCTCGCCGAACTTCCGCTGCACACGGGCCTGGACCCGGTGCAGTCGTACGTCAGCGAACTCGCCGCCACCGACCAGCCCCTGGGCACCGTCTTCCGCACCACCGACCTGGTCGCCGGCGTGCTGCTGCTCGCCGCCGCGCTGCTGGCCCTGACGGCGGTCGAGCGCCGCTTCTGGGCGGTGGCAGGCTGGGCGGCCCTCGCGGTGTTCGGGGCCGCCACCGCCGCCGACTCGCGGCTGCCGCTCAGCTGCGCGCCCACTGTCGACGCCGCGTGCGTCGCCCGCGAGGACGCCGGCCTGGTCCCGGCCACGCACACCGCGCACGCCGTGAGTTCCACGCTCGCCATGGCCGGCGCCGTCACGGCGGTCGTCGCGCTCACCGTCGCGGCCCGCCGCTACGGCTGGTGGCCGCTCCTCGCCCGTACCGGCCCGCTCCTCGTCCCCCTCGTACTCGCCGCGACGGCCTGGACGCTCGCGGCGGTCGCGGCGTTCGAGGCCGAGCGGGGCCACTGGGCGCTGGGCGCCGGCCAGCGGCTGCAGCTGCTGCTGCTCGCCGTCTGGCTGCTCCTGCTGGCCCGGGCCCTGCCGTGGCGGCCCACCGCCGACCGGGAGCGGCCCGGCCGGGCGGAGGGGGCCGGCGACCGGGAGCGGCCCGGGCAGGCGGACGGGGCCGGCGGGGCCCGACCCACCCACCGGGACGAGGTGGCGGAGCGAGGGCGGCGGGTCGAGCCCCCCGAGCGGCGGGCGGAGCGCGCGGGATGA
- a CDS encoding endonuclease/exonuclease/phosphatase family protein, whose product MVDRWRRDPGIWRRGTVVSVSALLLALLMVLHRHIPNDIGNTGSLIETFLPWFGLFVPVLAGLALLRRSATALIAVLVPAIVWANLFGGLVTDKNGPGGDLTVVTHNVNADNPDPEGTARAVAGSGADVLALVELKPGMVPVYEAALADAYPHHSVRGTVGVWSRYPLGDSRPVDIRMGWTRAMRTTVAAPDGPVAVYVAHLPSVRVKLKAGFTANQRDRSADQLGQAIAQEPERRVILLGDLNGTMNDRSLNAVTSQLRSTQGAAGDGMGFSWPAAFPMARIDQILVRGVEPVASWSLPRTDSDHLPIAARVTF is encoded by the coding sequence GTGGTCGACCGCTGGCGGCGCGACCCGGGGATCTGGCGGCGCGGCACGGTGGTCTCGGTGTCGGCGCTGCTGCTCGCGCTCCTGATGGTGCTGCACCGCCACATCCCCAACGACATCGGCAACACGGGCAGCCTCATCGAGACGTTCCTGCCCTGGTTCGGCCTCTTCGTCCCGGTCCTCGCGGGCCTGGCCCTGCTGCGCCGCTCCGCCACCGCCCTCATCGCGGTCCTCGTCCCGGCGATCGTGTGGGCGAACCTCTTCGGCGGCCTCGTCACCGACAAGAACGGCCCCGGCGGGGACCTCACGGTCGTCACCCACAATGTCAACGCCGACAACCCCGACCCCGAGGGCACGGCCCGCGCCGTCGCCGGGTCCGGGGCGGACGTGCTGGCCCTGGTGGAGCTCAAGCCCGGCATGGTCCCGGTGTACGAGGCGGCGCTCGCCGACGCCTACCCGCACCACTCCGTGCGCGGCACGGTCGGTGTGTGGAGCCGGTACCCCCTGGGCGACAGCCGGCCGGTCGACATCCGCATGGGCTGGACCCGCGCGATGCGCACCACCGTCGCCGCCCCGGACGGACCGGTCGCCGTGTACGTCGCCCACCTGCCGTCCGTGCGGGTCAAGCTGAAGGCCGGCTTCACCGCCAACCAGCGCGACCGCAGCGCCGACCAGCTCGGCCAGGCCATCGCCCAGGAGCCCGAGCGCCGCGTCATCCTCCTCGGCGACCTCAACGGCACCATGAACGACCGCTCGCTCAACGCGGTCACCTCGCAGCTGCGCTCCACCCAGGGGGCGGCCGGCGACGGCATGGGCTTCAGCTGGCCGGCGGCGTTCCCGATGGCCCGCATCGACCAGATCCTCGTCCGCGGCGTCGAACCGGTCGCCTCCTGGTCCCTGCCCCGCACGGACAGCGACCACCTGCCCATCGCCGCCCGGGTCACCTTCTGA